From Oryza sativa Japonica Group chromosome 4, ASM3414082v1, one genomic window encodes:
- the LOC9267807 gene encoding 23 kDa jasmonate-induced protein, translating into MSTFGVPITDETLEAMSRYAGKSISQVDRAREAMRLIHAEGKNLDALQHALGLKASYGDGVSAMVLVYNATGAALELVDGEGGSMDWYGYVYHEQPPASFQNGQWLAFLHAHPTAQSIGCEAARVFRGRDVDGQVRDFMVAWSLPWSATQNSAYTEVREKDHFPNYWGYIKEEKLEKAGKICTDQTDKNCASTVSVGGCTSSEFIAVLQHKFGPLPEE; encoded by the exons ATGAGCACATTCGGCGTGCCCATCACCGACGAGACGCTGGAGGCGATGTCGCGGTACGCCGGGAAGAGCATCAGCCAGGTGGACCGCGCGCGGGAGGCGATGCGCCTCATCCACGCCGAGGGCAAGAACCTGGACGCGCTGCAGCACGCGCTGGGGCTCAAGGCCTCCTACGGCGACGGCGTCTCCGCCATGGTGCTCGTCTACAacgccaccggcgccgcgctGGAGCTCGTCGACGGGGAGGGCGGGTCGATGGACTGGTACGGCTACGTCTACCACGAGCAGCCGCCGGCGTCGTTCCAGAACGGCCAGTGGCTGGCGTTCCTCCACGCCCACCCGACGGCGCAGTCGATCGGCTGCGAGGCGGCGCGCGTCTTCCGCGGCCGCGACGTCGACGGCCAGGTCCGGGACTTCATGGTCGCATGGTCCCTTCCTTGGAGCGCCACGCAGAACTCT GCTTACACCGAGGTACGTGAGAAAGATCACTTCCCAAATTACTGGGGTTACATCAAAGAAGAGAAACTGGAAAAGGCCGGCAAAATCTGCACAGACCAAACCGACAAGAACTGTGCATCAACCGTCAGCGTTGGTGGCTGCACCTCCAGCGAATTCATCGCGGTTCTGCAGCACAAGTTTGGCCCTCTCCCAGAGGAGTGA
- the LOC4335443 gene encoding uncharacterized protein, which produces MAAPMGDGGDLVMLMEVSQLKKLALLLRNNEEAQITQAVKSQNERVKYLHSVNHAYNHAVDLLDDGSATRDKYAAAAAGGGGEAKASIAEDVLEYVKYGLNMSMQNVRNCCLRVDCIGKIRAHYDSLVADLAGLHADDVANLRRLAKDTAMFKECMFEHCNKLRSGSARAMSKAFSMMLKQEGIKFPDLVKRHKNKLGFEGEFEHLTDAQKLEVYNSIIEESGRAKMPVKEMVSTAAGVAVLLATAGLMVWDIFTAEHTVEAVLRNSLNALAEVGAFAVQVVVEGAVTEAVADLELGVFVVSMAGFVAGAVAGLLFVAVAGVLVDLIMGTGGNVAPPVTDLKFHTATMPDGMQLAYIISHRG; this is translated from the exons ATGGCGGCACCAATGGGGGACGGAGGCGACCTGGTGATGCTGATGGAGGTATCCCAGCTGAAGAAGCTGGCCCTCCTGCTGAGGAACAACGAGGAGGCCCAGATCACGCAGGCGGTCAAGTCCCAGAACGAGCGCGTCAAGTACCTCCACAGCGTCAACCACGCGTACAACCACGCCGTCGACCTCCTCGACGACGGCTCGGCCACCAGGGACaagtacgccgccgccgcggcgggcggcggcggcgaggccaagGCCAGCATCGCGGAGGACGTCCTGGAGTACGTCAAGTACGGCCTGAACATGAGCATGCAGAACGTCCGCAACTGCTGCCTGCGCGTGGACTGCATCGGAAAGATCAGGGCGCACTACGACTCCCtcgtcgccgacctcgccggccTCCACGCCGACGACGTCGCCAACCTCCGGCGGCTGGCCAAGGACACGGCCATGTTCAAGGAGTGCATGTTCGAGCACTGCAACAAGCTCCGGAGCGGCTCCGCCCGCGCCATGTCAAAGGCGTTCTCCATGATGCTCAAGCAGGAGGGCATCAAGTTCCCCGACCTTGTCAAACG ACACAAGAACAAGTTGGGATTCGAGGGCGAGTTCGAGCATCTGACGGACGCGCAGAAGCTAGAGGTGTACAACAGCATCATCGAGGAGTCCGGCAGGGCCAAGATGCCAGTGAAGGAGATGgtctcgacggcggcgggggtggcggtGCTCCTGGCGACGGCGGGCCTCATGGTGTGGGACATCTTCACGGCGGAGCACACCGTCGAGGCGGTGCTCCGCAACAGCCTGAACGCGCTGGCGGAGGTGGGCGCCTTCGCGGtgcaggtggtggtggagggcgCGGTGACGGAGGCGGTCGCGGACCTCGAGCTCGGCGTCTTTGTCGTGTCGATGGCCGggttcgtcgccggcgccgttgccGGCCTCCtgttcgtcgccgtcgccggcgtgctGGTGGACCTCATCATGGGAACCGGGGGCAATGTGGCGCCTCCGGTGACTGATCTCAAGTTCCATACTGCCACCATGCCCGATGGCATGCAGCTTGCCTACATCATTTCTCACAGGGGCTAG
- the LOC4335442 gene encoding 23 kDa jasmonate-induced protein codes for MANCFGDVVDNYKLDEMERYVGKAKRQEDRAREAMNLVNEDGKDKKAASYVQGVKDWYGNGESTLCLVYNATGATLRHVADHDWWGFIGRTPYPTEIGNGQWAAFHHVHKSGDSSGSEAAVVYRGTNADGVERDLLVAWSTPWSSFYRNKAYCAVGGVDSFQGDWEQLYDKVNNAAYTCNADSDGFKIDASTATGDSPVFTATIKIHFSQ; via the exons atgGCGAACTGCTTCGGCGATGTTGTGGACAACTACAAGCTGGACGAGATGGAGAGGTACGTGGGGAAGGCCAAGAGGCAGGAGGACCGTGCACGGGAGGCCATGAACCTGGTGAACGAGGACGGCAAGGACAAGAAGGCGGCCAGCTACGTGCAGGGCGTCAAGGACTGGTACGGCAACGGCGAGTCGACGCTGTGCCTCGTCTACAACGCCACCGGCGCCACCCTCCGCCACGTCGCCGACCACGACTGGTGGGGCTTCATCGGCCGCACCCCGTACCCCACCGAGATCGGCAACGGCCAGTGGGCGGCGTTCCACCACGTCCACAAGTCCGGCGACTCCTCCGGATCCGAGGCCGCCGTCGTGTACCGCGGCACCAACGCCGACGGCGTCGAGCGCGACCTGCTCGTCGCCTGGAGCACGCCATGGAGCTCTTTCTACCGGAACAAG GCCTACTGCGCTGTTGGAGGTGTGGACAGCTTCCAAGGTGACTGGGAGCAATTGTACGACAAGGTGAATAACGCAGCTTACACATGCAATGCCGACTCGGATGGGTTCAAGATAGATGCCAGTACTGCTACCGGTGACAGCCCCGTCTTCACGGCGACCATCAAAATCCATTTCAGtcaatga